A genomic window from Nocardioides sp. BP30 includes:
- a CDS encoding MCE family protein has translation MKRRRLLVSVVGTVAATLALSGCSFGGWIYNANLPGGAKLGSHPLTLTADFADVLDLVPQSSVKVNNVAVGRVSHIALEPDGHSAKVTLQVNRDATLPVGTTARIEQTSLLGEKYVALVPPGSAGSGDGTTSAAAVQAGPQLRDGARLPLASTSESVEVEQVLGALSMVLNGGGIGQFQEISRELQKIGDGRTDEIRDFLGQINRFVSTLDQRKGAITAALDGLDHLSTALQHDDDQIANALDNLSPGMKVLSDQRPQLVAMLQSLDKLSDVTVSTLDRSQQDIVADFKTLDPILTKLARAGSDLPNSLQILLTYPFPDSVLGAIKGDYLNVFMTTNFRTVPSGCAEEGCAWPAVGRTSVGASKRTGGIPPASPTATEAPPTLLPATDSPIAGASSDTVPGPSILSQTPSASADGSPAGSGSSSSSGSGAAAGTSSPVGSLAGTASSDSEGR, from the coding sequence GTGAAGCGCCGTCGCCTGCTCGTCTCGGTCGTCGGCACGGTGGCCGCCACGCTCGCCCTGTCCGGCTGCTCCTTCGGCGGCTGGATCTACAACGCGAACCTGCCCGGTGGCGCCAAGCTCGGCTCCCACCCGCTGACGCTGACAGCCGATTTCGCCGACGTGCTGGACCTGGTCCCGCAATCCAGCGTGAAGGTCAACAACGTCGCCGTCGGCCGGGTCTCGCACATCGCGCTGGAGCCTGACGGTCACAGCGCCAAGGTGACCCTCCAGGTCAACCGGGACGCCACGCTTCCGGTCGGCACCACCGCTCGGATCGAGCAGACCTCGTTGCTGGGGGAGAAGTACGTCGCCCTGGTGCCGCCGGGCAGTGCCGGCTCCGGTGACGGCACGACGTCGGCTGCCGCCGTACAGGCCGGTCCGCAGTTGCGGGACGGCGCCAGGCTGCCGCTGGCCTCGACCTCGGAGTCGGTCGAGGTCGAGCAGGTGCTCGGTGCGCTCTCGATGGTGCTGAACGGAGGCGGGATCGGGCAGTTCCAGGAGATCTCCCGGGAGCTGCAGAAGATCGGTGACGGCCGCACGGACGAGATCCGGGACTTCCTCGGCCAGATCAATCGGTTCGTCTCCACGCTGGACCAGCGCAAGGGCGCGATCACCGCTGCCCTCGACGGCCTCGACCACCTCTCGACCGCGTTGCAGCACGACGACGACCAGATCGCCAACGCGCTGGACAACCTCAGCCCCGGGATGAAGGTGCTCTCCGACCAGCGCCCGCAGCTGGTGGCGATGCTGCAGTCGCTCGACAAGCTCTCCGACGTCACCGTCTCGACCCTCGACCGGTCGCAGCAGGACATCGTCGCCGACTTCAAGACCCTGGATCCGATCCTGACCAAGCTGGCCCGGGCGGGCTCGGACCTGCCGAACTCCCTGCAGATCCTGTTGACCTACCCCTTCCCCGACTCCGTGCTCGGGGCGATCAAGGGCGACTACCTCAACGTCTTCATGACCACCAACTTCCGCACCGTTCCCTCCGGATGTGCGGAAGAGGGCTGCGCGTGGCCTGCGGTGGGTCGCACGTCGGTGGGCGCCTCGAAGCGGACCGGCGGAATCCCTCCCGCCTCTCCCACCGCGACCGAGGCGCCCCCGACGCTGCTGCCGGCCACCGACTCCCCGATCGCCGGTGCGTCCTCGGACACGGTGCCGGGACCGAGCATCCTGTCGCAGACGCCGTCGGCCTCGGCGGACGGTAGCCCGGCCGGGTCGGGGTCGTCCTCCAGCTCCGGGTCGGGCGCGGCCGCCGGCACGTCGTCACCGGTCGGCTCCCTCGCCGGCACCGCCTCCTCCGACAGCGAAGGGAGGTGA
- a CDS encoding MlaD family protein — protein MVTSSVRIKLIAFVVLGLIASAYLGAKYAGISLVDSGYTVRVELADAGGLFANGEVTYRGVPVGRIKQLEPTADGVEATLRISSDAPDLPAHPTVTVADRSTIGEQYLDLGGPSASSGKHLADGDRIEAAAATLPPDLSGLLQDTADFAASVPTDDLKTVIDESYDLSHGVSGDLRRLISTSQQFQKQADDNWLVSQALIHDSATVLKTQEESAADIRGYSSDLDVIAKTLKSSDGDLRTLIQNSPDAARQLGELFDQVGRPLGTLMGNLISTAQIFGTNADGLQDTLVRVPEAVSVGYAVSGSQGMDFGMIPTFFDPLPCTQGYGGTAMHSGTDTSSSGSLNLDAGCTAATSSGKDVLGPSAVSSGSGAGKATARVSVPSSLADLLGGAQ, from the coding sequence GTGGTCACCAGCTCCGTGCGCATCAAGCTGATCGCCTTCGTCGTCCTCGGCCTGATCGCCTCGGCCTACCTCGGCGCCAAGTACGCCGGCATCAGCCTGGTCGACTCCGGCTACACCGTCCGGGTGGAGCTCGCCGACGCAGGCGGGCTGTTCGCCAACGGCGAGGTCACCTACCGCGGCGTGCCGGTCGGCCGGATCAAGCAGCTCGAGCCGACCGCCGACGGTGTCGAGGCGACCCTGCGGATCTCCTCCGATGCGCCCGACCTCCCGGCCCACCCGACCGTGACCGTCGCGGACCGCTCCACCATCGGTGAGCAGTACCTCGACCTCGGCGGCCCCAGCGCCTCGAGCGGGAAGCACCTCGCCGACGGCGACCGGATCGAGGCCGCCGCAGCGACCCTGCCGCCCGACCTGTCGGGGCTGCTGCAGGACACCGCCGACTTCGCCGCCTCGGTGCCCACCGATGACCTCAAGACGGTGATCGACGAGAGCTACGACCTGTCCCACGGCGTCTCCGGCGACCTGCGCCGGCTGATCTCCACCTCGCAGCAGTTCCAGAAGCAGGCCGACGACAACTGGCTGGTCAGCCAGGCGTTGATCCACGACTCCGCCACGGTGCTCAAGACCCAGGAGGAGTCGGCGGCGGACATCCGCGGCTACAGCTCGGACCTCGACGTGATCGCCAAGACCCTGAAGAGCTCCGACGGCGATCTGCGGACCCTGATCCAGAACTCGCCCGACGCGGCCCGCCAGCTCGGTGAGCTCTTCGACCAGGTCGGCAGGCCGCTCGGCACCCTGATGGGCAACCTCATCAGCACGGCACAGATCTTCGGCACCAACGCCGACGGGTTGCAGGACACGCTGGTCCGGGTCCCCGAAGCGGTCAGCGTGGGCTATGCGGTCAGCGGATCGCAGGGCATGGACTTCGGCATGATCCCGACGTTCTTCGACCCGTTGCCCTGCACCCAGGGCTACGGTGGCACCGCCATGCACTCCGGGACCGACACCTCCAGCAGCGGGTCGCTCAACCTCGACGCCGGCTGCACCGCGGCGACCTCCTCGGGCAAGGACGTCCTGGGACCCAGCGCGGTGAGCTCCGGCTCGGGCGCCGGCAAGGCGACCGCACGGGTCTCGGTGCCCAGCTCCCTCGCCGATCTCCTCGGAGGTGCACAGTGA
- a CDS encoding helix-turn-helix domain-containing protein: MVNPLGDYLRARRAQVDPTSVGIVVSGVRRTPGLRREEVATLAGISADYYLRLEQGRDRNPSPQVLESLARVLRLDATATAYLLGLPSASGRQRRTAPRTQQRVPVGVLQLLGSLTLPAFVESRTFDVLAANPLATALYPSIVPGANRLRSTFLDPDDRARNPRWERDVADMVAGLRVSLGPEVADPAFVTLVGELSLASQHFRELWARHDVRPLAGGLLELEHPDVGRLELRREKLAIGDSGGQLLVIYHAEPGSETARSLRLLGSLSAVELG; encoded by the coding sequence GTGGTGAATCCCCTCGGCGACTACCTGCGTGCCCGCCGTGCCCAGGTCGACCCGACGTCGGTCGGCATCGTGGTCAGCGGCGTCCGCCGTACGCCGGGCCTGCGGCGCGAGGAGGTCGCCACGCTGGCCGGGATCAGCGCCGACTACTACCTGCGCCTGGAGCAGGGCCGCGACCGCAACCCGTCGCCGCAGGTGCTGGAGTCGCTGGCACGCGTGCTGCGGTTGGACGCCACCGCCACCGCCTACCTGCTCGGTCTGCCCTCGGCCTCAGGTCGGCAGCGCCGGACGGCGCCGCGCACGCAGCAGCGAGTGCCGGTCGGGGTCCTGCAGCTGCTCGGCTCGCTGACCCTGCCGGCCTTCGTGGAGAGCCGGACCTTCGACGTCCTGGCCGCCAACCCGCTCGCGACGGCCCTCTACCCGAGCATCGTGCCCGGTGCTAACCGGCTGCGCTCGACCTTCCTCGACCCCGACGACCGCGCCCGCAACCCGCGCTGGGAGCGCGATGTCGCCGACATGGTCGCCGGCCTGCGCGTCTCGCTCGGCCCGGAGGTCGCCGACCCCGCGTTCGTCACCCTGGTCGGTGAGCTCTCCTTGGCCAGCCAGCACTTCCGCGAGCTGTGGGCCCGGCACGACGTACGCCCCCTCGCCGGCGGCCTCCTGGAGCTGGAGCACCCCGACGTCGGCCGACTCGAGCTGCGCCGCGAGAAGCTCGCCATCGGCGACTCGGGCGGTCAGCTGCTGGTGATCTACCACGCCGAACCGGGATCGGAGACGGCGCGTTCGCTGCGGCTGCTGGGGTCGTTGAGCGCTGTTGAGTTGGGGTAG
- a CDS encoding oxidoreductase encodes MAEQLGGTYSLGDLTVPRVGYGAMQLAGPGVFGPPRDRDEAIAVLRTAVELGIRHIDTADFYGPVVTNEIIREALAPYADDLVIVTKVGARRDDQGGWPHARSPEELRQQVHDNLEHLGRDVIDVVNLRVGGLDAPEPGLIAEMFEALAELREQGLIRHLGLSTVDAEQLAEAQQIAPVVCVQNFYNLAHRADDDLVALTAEQGIAFVPYFPLGGFSPLQSGALDAVAARLGATPLAVAQAWLLQRSPNILLIPGTSSVAHLRENVAGAQLELPADAVAELDAIAG; translated from the coding sequence ATGGCAGAACAACTTGGTGGAACCTACTCCCTCGGTGACCTCACCGTCCCGCGCGTCGGATACGGCGCGATGCAGCTCGCCGGCCCCGGCGTCTTCGGGCCGCCCCGCGACCGCGACGAGGCGATCGCGGTGCTGCGCACGGCCGTCGAGCTCGGCATCCGACACATCGACACCGCCGACTTCTACGGGCCGGTGGTGACCAACGAGATCATCCGCGAGGCGCTGGCGCCGTACGCCGACGACCTGGTGATCGTGACCAAGGTCGGCGCGCGTCGCGACGACCAGGGCGGCTGGCCGCACGCCCGCTCGCCGGAGGAGCTGCGCCAGCAGGTGCACGACAACCTCGAGCACCTCGGCCGCGACGTCATCGACGTGGTCAACCTGCGCGTCGGCGGCCTCGACGCGCCCGAGCCGGGCTTGATCGCGGAGATGTTCGAGGCACTGGCCGAGCTGCGCGAGCAGGGCCTGATCCGCCACCTCGGGCTGAGCACGGTCGACGCCGAGCAGCTCGCCGAGGCCCAGCAGATCGCGCCGGTGGTGTGTGTGCAGAACTTCTACAACCTCGCCCACCGTGCCGATGACGACCTGGTCGCGCTGACCGCCGAGCAGGGCATCGCGTTCGTGCCCTACTTCCCCCTCGGGGGCTTCTCGCCGCTGCAGTCCGGCGCCCTGGACGCCGTCGCCGCACGGCTCGGCGCGACGCCGTTGGCGGTGGCGCAGGCCTGGCTGCTTCAGCGCTCACCGAACATCCTGCTCATCCCGGGCACCTCCTCGGTGGCGCACCTGCGCGAGAACGTCGCCGGCGCCCAGCTCGAGCTGCCGGCGGACGCGGTCGCCGAGCTCGACGCCATCGCCGGCTGA
- a CDS encoding DNA-3-methyladenine glycosylase I, with protein MDAVQGEDGIGRCPWAGGPGPMRDYHDTEWGSRVDGESAYFERLTLEAFQSGLSWSTILAKRPAFRRAFHDFDAEKVAAFTDEDHARLMADAGIVRNRLKISATITNARATVALREAEGLEALVLAHIPAGPVDHGATTSPESIALSKALKRRGFVFVGPTTMYALMQAIGIFDPHLPGCFRAGLSPAQQPPQPAR; from the coding sequence ATGGACGCAGTGCAGGGTGAGGACGGCATCGGCCGCTGTCCGTGGGCAGGTGGCCCGGGGCCGATGCGGGACTACCACGACACCGAGTGGGGCTCGCGGGTCGACGGCGAGTCAGCCTATTTCGAGCGGCTGACGCTGGAGGCGTTCCAGTCCGGGCTGTCGTGGTCGACGATCCTGGCGAAGCGCCCCGCGTTCCGTCGCGCCTTCCACGACTTCGACGCCGAGAAGGTCGCCGCCTTCACCGACGAGGACCACGCCCGGCTGATGGCGGACGCCGGCATCGTCCGCAACCGGCTCAAGATCAGCGCGACCATCACCAACGCCCGCGCGACCGTCGCGCTGCGCGAAGCCGAGGGTCTCGAGGCGCTGGTGCTCGCTCACATCCCGGCCGGCCCGGTCGATCACGGCGCCACGACGTCGCCGGAGTCGATCGCGCTCTCCAAGGCGTTGAAGCGGCGTGGCTTCGTCTTCGTCGGACCGACCACGATGTATGCGCTGATGCAGGCGATCGGGATCTTCGACCCCCACCTGCCGGGCTGCTTCCGCGCCGGCCTCAGCCCAGCGCAGCAGCCTCCGCAGCCAGCGCGGTGA
- the eda gene encoding bifunctional 4-hydroxy-2-oxoglutarate aldolase/2-dehydro-3-deoxy-phosphogluconate aldolase produces the protein MSEPSATSLLSLSPVIPVVVVDSAEQGVGVARALVAGGIKVIELTLRTEAALDAIRAIAAEVPDIVVGAGTVTTPARAKQAAEAGSSFLVSPGLTPSLLSAMADTGLPFLPGTATVSEVLSVLEAGYTEMKFFPAEASGGVGYLGSLPTVVPDARFCPTGGIRLATAPDYLKLANVGCVGGTWLTPADALATGDWDRVTALAAEAAALG, from the coding sequence TTGTCTGAGCCGTCCGCCACGTCCCTGCTCTCGCTCTCGCCTGTCATCCCGGTCGTCGTCGTCGACTCGGCCGAGCAGGGCGTCGGCGTCGCGCGGGCGCTGGTGGCCGGCGGGATCAAGGTCATCGAGCTGACGCTGCGCACCGAGGCCGCGCTGGACGCGATCCGCGCGATCGCCGCCGAGGTGCCCGACATCGTCGTCGGTGCCGGCACTGTCACCACGCCGGCCCGCGCCAAGCAGGCCGCCGAGGCAGGATCGAGCTTCCTGGTCTCGCCGGGGCTCACGCCCTCGCTGCTGTCGGCGATGGCCGACACCGGCCTGCCGTTCCTGCCCGGGACGGCCACGGTCTCCGAGGTGCTCTCCGTGCTCGAAGCCGGATACACCGAGATGAAGTTCTTCCCGGCCGAGGCCTCCGGCGGCGTCGGGTACCTCGGCTCGCTGCCGACGGTGGTGCCGGACGCCCGGTTCTGCCCGACGGGCGGGATCCGGCTCGCGACGGCACCCGACTATCTGAAGCTGGCCAACGTGGGCTGCGTGGGCGGCACCTGGCTGACTCCCGCCGACGCCCTGGCGACCGGCGACTGGGACCGGGTCACCGCGCTGGCTGCGGAGGCTGCTGCGCTGGGCTGA
- the edd gene encoding phosphogluconate dehydratase → MTTPPTSVHAAPLHPTIAAVTDRLIARSAATRTAYLARIRAAAEEGPARGRLGCANLAHGFAGADAGDKELLKVTARGAGAKPNVAIVTSYNDMLSAHAPYADYPPVLKRAVLRAGGIAQVAGGVPAMCDGITQGRAGMELSLFSRDVIAMSAAIALSHDMFDGALMLGVCDKIVPGLMIGALSFGHLPTVFVPAGPMRSGLPNGEKAKVRQLHAEGKVGREELLEAESASYHSRGTCTFYGTANSNQLVMEVMGLHLPGASFTNPDTGLRDALTRAAATRATELTLEGGPGIGELVDERAIVNACIALLASGGSTNHTMHLVAMARAAGIQLTWADLSDLSAVVPLLARVYPNGSADVNHFHAAGGIAFLIRTLLEHGLIHEDVETILGRGLSRYCTEPVLDETGEVIWREGPTRSFDEAVLRPAFDPFQADGGLRVLHGELGTAVIKTSAVAAEHRVVTAPALVFDDQAHFLAAFAEGRFDHDLVAVIRYQGPAANGMPELHKLTPALGVLQDRGHRVAIVTDGRMSGASGKVPAAIHVTPEAALGGPLARVQDGDVITVDADAGTLSIAVDPAEFARREATGSAPIDVTGTGRELFASFRAAVGSADTGASVFPLVTTSQEPSLV, encoded by the coding sequence ATGACCACTCCCCCGACGTCGGTGCACGCGGCACCGCTGCACCCGACCATCGCCGCCGTCACCGACCGGCTCATCGCACGCTCGGCTGCCACGCGTACGGCGTACCTCGCGCGGATCCGCGCCGCCGCCGAGGAGGGCCCCGCTCGCGGCCGGCTGGGATGTGCCAACCTCGCCCACGGCTTCGCCGGTGCCGACGCGGGCGACAAGGAGCTGCTCAAGGTCACCGCTCGCGGCGCCGGCGCCAAGCCGAACGTCGCGATCGTCACCTCCTACAACGACATGCTCTCCGCGCACGCCCCCTACGCCGACTACCCGCCGGTGCTGAAGAGGGCGGTGCTGCGCGCCGGTGGCATCGCGCAGGTCGCCGGCGGCGTTCCGGCGATGTGCGACGGCATCACCCAGGGCCGGGCCGGCATGGAGCTGTCGCTCTTCTCCCGCGACGTGATCGCGATGTCGGCGGCGATCGCCCTCTCCCACGACATGTTCGACGGCGCGCTCATGCTCGGCGTGTGCGACAAGATCGTGCCCGGGCTGATGATCGGCGCCCTCTCCTTCGGCCACCTGCCGACCGTCTTCGTGCCTGCCGGGCCGATGAGGTCGGGGCTGCCCAACGGCGAGAAGGCGAAGGTTCGCCAGCTGCACGCCGAGGGCAAGGTCGGTCGCGAGGAGCTGCTCGAGGCCGAGTCGGCCTCGTACCACTCGCGCGGGACGTGCACGTTCTACGGCACCGCGAACTCCAATCAGCTGGTGATGGAGGTGATGGGGCTGCACCTGCCCGGCGCCTCCTTCACCAACCCCGACACCGGACTGCGCGACGCGCTCACCCGGGCCGCGGCGACGCGCGCGACCGAGCTGACCCTGGAGGGTGGCCCCGGGATCGGCGAGCTGGTCGACGAGCGTGCCATCGTCAACGCCTGCATCGCGCTGCTGGCCTCGGGCGGCTCGACCAACCACACCATGCATCTGGTCGCGATGGCGCGCGCCGCCGGCATCCAGCTCACCTGGGCGGACCTGTCCGACCTGTCCGCCGTGGTGCCGCTGCTGGCGCGGGTCTACCCCAACGGCTCGGCCGACGTGAACCACTTCCACGCCGCCGGCGGCATCGCCTTCCTCATCCGCACGCTGCTCGAGCACGGCCTGATCCACGAGGACGTGGAGACGATCCTCGGGCGCGGCCTGTCCCGCTACTGCACCGAGCCGGTGCTCGACGAGACCGGCGAGGTGATCTGGCGCGAGGGGCCCACCCGGTCCTTCGACGAGGCGGTGCTGCGACCGGCCTTCGACCCGTTCCAGGCCGACGGAGGGCTGCGGGTGCTGCACGGCGAGCTCGGCACCGCCGTGATCAAGACCTCGGCCGTGGCCGCCGAGCACCGCGTGGTGACAGCGCCCGCGCTGGTCTTCGACGACCAGGCGCACTTCCTGGCTGCCTTCGCCGAGGGCCGTTTCGACCACGACCTGGTCGCGGTGATCCGGTACCAGGGGCCGGCGGCCAACGGCATGCCCGAGCTGCACAAGCTCACCCCTGCCCTCGGCGTACTCCAGGATCGCGGGCACCGCGTCGCCATCGTCACCGACGGGCGGATGTCCGGCGCCTCCGGCAAGGTCCCGGCCGCCATCCACGTCACCCCGGAGGCCGCGCTCGGCGGCCCGCTCGCGCGGGTGCAGGATGGGGACGTGATCACCGTCGACGCCGATGCCGGCACGCTCTCGATCGCGGTGGACCCCGCCGAGTTCGCCCGGCGCGAGGCCACCGGCAGCGCTCCGATCGACGTGACGGGCACCGGCCGCGAGCTGTTCGCCTCGTTCCGCGCAGCCGTCGGCTCGGCCGACACCGGCGCCTCCGTCTTCCCGCTCGTCACCACCTCCCAGGAGCCCTCCCTTGTCTGA
- the zwf gene encoding glucose-6-phosphate dehydrogenase — translation MDLPDACDFVVFGGTGDLALRKLLPALYQCDIEDRLPADTRVIAVSRSELDDDAYRAQVRLALAEHVAPEHHDLGAVERLLARLHHVSVDVEDDHDWHSLFGTLKDRPGAEHGADDTVRVFYLAVAPSLFGPICRHLGDGGLAEAPARVVLEKPIGHDLASARAVNDVVGSVFDESQIFRIDHYLGKESVQNLLVTRFANTFLEPLWNSHSIDHVQITVSETLGAGARAGYYDRSGALRDMVQNHLLQLLCLVAMEPPIEIGGGREDVRDEKLKVLQALRPMRPEDVDRDTVRGRYAAGWVAGEPVPGYVEELGEAGHASLTETYVALRAEIQNWRWAGVPFYLRTGKRLDRRASEIVVVFKDAPYDPFRQREGATEPNRLTIQVQPEEGMRIHLNAKEPGPGGYRLKPVSLDLSYASAFDKRSPDAYERLLMDVVRGNMTLFMRRDEVEAAWAWCEPILRHWESSAVPPKTYPAGSAGPTASFTLIERDGRSWQES, via the coding sequence ATGGACCTGCCAGACGCCTGCGACTTCGTCGTCTTCGGTGGCACCGGAGACCTTGCGCTGCGCAAGCTGCTGCCCGCGCTGTACCAGTGCGACATCGAGGACCGCCTCCCCGCCGACACCCGCGTCATCGCCGTCTCGCGCAGCGAGCTCGACGACGACGCCTACCGTGCCCAGGTGCGCCTCGCGCTCGCCGAGCACGTCGCTCCCGAGCACCACGACCTCGGCGCCGTCGAGCGCCTCCTCGCCCGACTGCACCACGTCTCGGTCGACGTCGAGGACGACCACGACTGGCACTCCCTGTTCGGCACGCTCAAGGACCGGCCCGGCGCCGAGCACGGCGCCGACGACACCGTCCGGGTCTTCTACCTGGCCGTCGCGCCGTCGCTGTTCGGCCCCATCTGCCGCCACCTCGGCGACGGTGGCCTGGCCGAGGCCCCGGCCCGGGTGGTGCTGGAGAAGCCGATCGGTCACGACCTCGCCTCCGCGCGCGCCGTCAACGACGTGGTCGGCAGCGTGTTCGACGAGTCCCAGATCTTCCGCATCGACCACTACCTGGGCAAGGAGTCGGTGCAGAACCTGCTGGTCACCCGCTTCGCCAACACCTTCCTCGAGCCGCTGTGGAACAGCCACTCGATCGACCACGTCCAGATCACCGTCAGCGAGACGCTCGGTGCCGGCGCACGGGCCGGCTACTACGACCGGTCCGGTGCGCTGCGCGACATGGTGCAGAACCATCTCCTCCAGCTGCTGTGCCTGGTCGCGATGGAGCCGCCGATCGAGATCGGCGGAGGCCGCGAGGACGTCCGCGACGAGAAGCTCAAGGTCCTCCAGGCACTGCGCCCGATGCGGCCCGAGGACGTCGACCGCGACACCGTCCGCGGCCGCTACGCCGCCGGCTGGGTCGCGGGCGAGCCCGTTCCCGGGTACGTCGAGGAGCTGGGCGAGGCCGGGCACGCCTCCCTGACCGAGACCTACGTGGCGCTGCGCGCCGAGATCCAGAACTGGCGCTGGGCTGGAGTCCCCTTCTATCTGCGCACCGGCAAGCGGCTCGACCGCCGGGCCTCCGAGATCGTGGTCGTGTTCAAGGACGCGCCGTACGACCCCTTCCGCCAGCGCGAGGGAGCCACCGAGCCCAACCGGCTCACCATCCAGGTGCAGCCCGAGGAGGGCATGCGCATCCACCTCAACGCCAAGGAGCCCGGCCCCGGTGGCTACCGGCTCAAGCCGGTCTCACTGGACCTCAGCTATGCCAGCGCCTTCGACAAGCGCTCACCCGACGCCTACGAGCGGCTGCTGATGGACGTCGTGCGCGGCAACATGACGCTCTTCATGCGACGCGACGAGGTCGAGGCCGCCTGGGCGTGGTGCGAGCCGATCCTGCGGCACTGGGAGAGCTCAGCGGTGCCGCCCAAGACCTACCCGGCCGGTTCGGCCGGACCGACCGCGTCGTTCACGCTGATCGAGCGCGACGGCCGATCCTGGCAGGAGTCCTGA
- a CDS encoding ROK family protein has product MSEMATAGEVLELVRTGQASTRTDLRRLTGLSRTAVVARVSALIDAGLIVLGEELASTGGRPPGALVFNHDAGVVLGVAVGRSRSQLAIFDLQGRELAGDTRDHGVGIAAEELMPQLAERLSAMLATVEPPVLGIGMSLPGVVDPVRCVSVDSPVMGGWDGVELAPYFKTVADAPLFLANDADVLARSELFGPGPKPRNALVVKASTGLGMGVIADGKILAGAIGAAGEIGHTRLDAAGDLPCRCGSNGCLETVAAGWALVARLVDSGVPAGHVRDLVASALAGDAVARGLLRESGRQLGELLAIAINLLNPEVVVVGGDMGQAFDLYTAGVRESVYARSTALATRDLRFLPAIHGDSSGLVGCAALAIDHILAPGSVDQRLGTVDSTED; this is encoded by the coding sequence ATGTCCGAGATGGCAACTGCCGGCGAGGTGCTCGAGCTGGTCCGTACCGGTCAGGCGAGCACCCGCACCGACCTGCGTCGCTTGACCGGCCTCTCCCGTACGGCGGTGGTGGCGCGGGTCTCCGCCCTCATCGACGCCGGTCTGATCGTGCTCGGCGAGGAGCTGGCCTCCACCGGCGGCCGGCCGCCCGGCGCACTGGTGTTCAACCACGACGCCGGGGTGGTCCTCGGCGTCGCCGTCGGACGCAGCCGCAGCCAGCTGGCGATCTTCGACCTACAGGGCCGGGAGCTGGCCGGCGACACCCGCGACCACGGCGTCGGCATCGCCGCCGAGGAGCTGATGCCGCAGCTGGCCGAGCGGCTCAGCGCGATGCTCGCCACCGTCGAGCCACCGGTGCTCGGGATCGGGATGAGCCTGCCGGGCGTGGTGGATCCCGTCCGCTGCGTCAGCGTCGACTCGCCGGTCATGGGCGGATGGGACGGCGTCGAGCTGGCGCCGTACTTCAAGACGGTCGCCGATGCCCCCCTCTTCCTGGCCAACGATGCCGACGTGCTCGCCCGCTCCGAGCTGTTCGGTCCCGGTCCCAAGCCCCGCAACGCGCTCGTGGTCAAGGCGTCCACCGGCCTGGGGATGGGCGTGATCGCCGACGGCAAGATCCTGGCCGGCGCGATCGGCGCCGCCGGCGAGATCGGGCACACCCGCCTCGACGCCGCCGGCGACCTGCCCTGCCGGTGCGGCTCCAACGGCTGCCTGGAGACGGTCGCGGCGGGCTGGGCGCTGGTCGCGCGGCTGGTCGACTCCGGTGTCCCGGCAGGACACGTGCGCGATCTGGTCGCCTCGGCGCTGGCCGGTGACGCTGTCGCCCGCGGCCTGCTGCGCGAGTCCGGCCGCCAGCTCGGCGAGCTGCTGGCGATCGCTATCAACCTGCTCAATCCCGAGGTGGTGGTGGTCGGCGGTGACATGGGCCAGGCCTTCGACCTCTACACCGCCGGGGTGCGGGAGAGCGTCTACGCCCGCTCCACCGCACTGGCGACCCGCGACCTGCGCTTCCTGCCCGCCATCCACGGGGACTCCTCGGGCCTGGTCGGGTGTGCGGCACTGGCGATCGACCACATCCTGGCGCCCGGCAGCGTGGACCAGCGGCTCGGCACCGTGGACAGCACCGAGGACTGA